A region of Saccharomyces kudriavzevii IFO 1802 strain IFO1802 genome assembly, chromosome: 14 DNA encodes the following proteins:
- the SKDI14G3960 gene encoding fungal specific transcription factor domain-containing protein (similar to Saccharomyces cerevisiae GAL4 (YPL248C); ancestral locus Anc_6.279), with product MNSNMMAAPMLFKKVPKGLVDQCLRLYHDNLYAIWPMLGYDDLHKLLEEKYDDCYTYWFLVSLSAATLSDLQTTIKYEDGVFFTGEQLCTLCMLSRQFFDDLSNSDIFRIMIYYCLHRCYAQFADTRTSYRLSCEAVGLIKIAGFHREETYTYIPYKEQQLRRKVYYLLLMTERYYAVYIKCVTSLDTTISPPQPEIVTDPRLSLDSFLEVIRVFTVPGKCFYDALASNSANDSWTEDSLKRIWKELHTTSLEIEPWSYGYIDFLFSRHWVRTLAWKLVLHVKGMRMNFLSNNNNTHIPVEIAREMLGDTFLTPKNLYDVHGPGIPMKALEVADALVEVVNKYDHNEKLEAWNVLYDVSKFIFSMKHCNNKMIRRFSSKCQCALITLPISKPLQLNNNSKDDDDIIP from the coding sequence ATGAATTCCAATATGATGGCCGCTCCGATGCTATTTAAGAAGGTTCCTAAAGGTCTGGTTGATCAGTGTTTGCGACTTTATCACGATAATTTATACGCGATCTGGCCTATGCTCGGCTATGATGATCTCCACAAGCTCTTAGAGGAAAAATATGACGACTGCTACACTTACTGGTTTCTAGTATCCCTGTCGGCAGCAACTCTCAGCGATTTGCAAACTACAataaaatatgaagatGGCGTTTTTTTTACTGGTGAACAATTATGCACTCTCTGTATGTTGTCGCGACAGTTTTTCGACGATCTCAGCAATAGTGATATATTCCGGATTATGATATACTACTGTCTGCATCGTTGCTACGCACAGTTTGCTGATACAAGAACTTCATACAGACTTTCTTGTGAAGCTGTAGGCCTCATCAAGATAGCCGGGTTCCATCGTGAAGAAACATACACATATATTCCATATAAAGAACAGCAGCTTAGAAGGAAGGTTTATTATTTGCTTCTCATGACCGAGAGATACTATGCCGTATACATTAAATGTGTCACAAGTTTGGATACCACAATTTCTCCACCACAACCGGAGATTGTAACTGACCCTCGGCTTTCTTTGGATAGTTTTCTTGAGGTGATCAGGGTATTTACCGTGCCAGGAAAATGCTTTTATGATGCGTTAGCTAGTAATAGTGCTAATGATTCTTGGACAGAAgactctttgaaaagaatatggaAAGAACTACATACGACATCGCTCGAGATAGAGCCATGGTCTTACGGATACATagactttttattttcccGGCATTGGGTCAGAACACTGGCATGGAAGCTAGTACTCCATGTGAAAGGAATGCGAATGAATTTCCTTTCgaataataacaatacGCACATACCAGTCGAAATTGCCAGGGAAATGTTAGGGGACACATTCTTAACTCCCAAAAACCTCTATGATGTTCACGGTCCTGGTATACCAATGAAAGCATTAGAAGTGGCCGATGCATTGGTTGAAGTTGTAAATAAGTATGATCATAATGAGAAGTTGGAGGCCTGGAATGTGTTGTACGATGTATCCAAGTTTATCTTTTCTATGAAGCACTGTAACAATAAGATGATTCGGAGGTTTTCAAGTAAATGTCAATGCGCCCTTATTACTTTACCAATCTCTAAACCTTTGCAGTTAAACAATAATTCTAAGGATGATGACGATATAATTCCTTGA
- the SKDI14G3970 gene encoding sugar porter family MFS transporter, with translation MKGISSLINRNQDKSDSNVDEIDRGMKTTEFNSIEMEEIGKKTDFDLSHVEYGPGSLTPNDNEEAPDLLDEAMQDAKEADESERGMSLMTALKTYPKAAAWSLLVSTTLIQEGYDTAILGSFYALPIFQKKYGSLNSKTGEYEISVSWQIGLCLCYMAGEIVGLQMTGPLVDHVGNRYTLILALFFLAAFIFILYFCKSLGMIATGQALCGIPWGCFQCLTVSYASEICPLALRYYLTTYSNLCWTFGQLFAAGIMKNSQNKYADSELGYRLPFALQWIWPLPLAIGIFFAPESPWWLIKKGRVEQAKRSLERTLSGKGPEKELLVTMELDKIRTTIEKEQKMSDEGTYWDCVKDGINRRRTRISCLCWIGQTSCGASLIGYSTYFYEKAGVSTDTAFTFSIIQYCLGIAATFLSWWGSKYLGRFDLYTLGLAFQAIMFFIIGGLGCSDTHGAKMGSGALLMIVAFFYNLGIAPVVFCLVSEIPSSRLRTKTIILARNAYNVISIVVTVLIMYQLNSEKWNWGAKSGFFWGSFCLVTLAWAVVDLPETAGRTFMEINELFRLGVPARRFRSTKVDPFAAAKAAAEGISPEDLEEGIETFIVDEGQSSPSTMNK, from the coding sequence ATGAAGGGCATATCATCGTTGATTAACAGAAATCAAGATAAGAGCGACTCAAATGTAGATGAGATCGATAGAGGCATGAAGACTACTGAGTTTAACTCGATAGAGATGGAGGAGATAGGTAAGAAAACTGATTTTGATCTTTCCCATGTTGAGTACGGTCCTGGTTCACTAACACCAAACGATAACGAAGAAGCCCCAGATCTTCTTGATGAAGCTATGCAGGATGCCAAGGAGGCAGACGAAAGTGAGAGGGGGATGTCGCTCATGACAGCTTTGAAGACATATCCCAAGGCAGCTGCTTGGTCGCTATTGGTCTCTACAACACTGATCCAAGAAGGTTATGATACGGCCATCCTCGGATCTTTCTACGCTCTACctattttccaaaagaagtATGGTTCTCTCAATAGCAAGACAGGAGAATATGAAATTTCTGTATCTTGGCAGATTGGTTTATGTTTGTGTTACATGGCAGGTGAGATTGTGGGTTTGCAAATGACTGGACCTTTAGTGGATCACGTGGGTAATCGTTACACGCTGATTTTAGCGTTGTTCTTTTTAGCCgccttcattttcattctaTATTTTTGCAAAAGTTTGGGTATGATTGCCACAGGTCAGGCATTGTGTGGCATACCATGGGGATGTTTTCAATGTTTGACCGTTTCTTATGCTTCTGAAATCTGCCCTTTGGCCCTAAGATACTACCTGACAACTTACTCGAACCTATGCTGGACTTTCGGCCAATTGTTTGCTGCCGGTATTATGAAAAACTCACAAAACAAATATGCCGACTCAGAATTGGGATATAGGCTACCCTTTGCTTTACAATGGATCTGGCCTCTTCCCCTAGCAATAGGGATTTTTTTCGCACCTGAATCGCCATGGTGGCTGatcaaaaaaggaagagttGAACAGGCGAAGAGATCGCTTGAAAGGACATTAAGCGGTAAGGGACCTGAGAAGGAGTTGCTGGTTACTATGGAGCTAGATAAAATCAGAACGACTATAgaaaaagagcaaaaaatgTCAGATGAGGGAACCTACTGGGACTGTGTAAAGGACGGTATCAATCGGAGAAGAACGAGAATTTCCTGCCTGTGTTGGATCGGTCAAACTTCTTGTGGTGCATCACTAATCGGTTATTCAActtatttttatgaaaaagCTGGTGTTAGCACGGACACAGCTTTCACTTTTAGTATTATCCAATATTGTCTTGGTATTGCTGCAACATTTCTATCGTGGTGGGGTTCAAAGTATTTGGGCAGGTTTGATCTTTACACCCTTGGACTGGCATTTCAGGCCATtatgttttttattatcgGCGGTTTGGGATGCTCAGATACACACGGTGCCAAAATGGGAAGTGGTGCACTTCTAATGATAGTCGCGTTCTTTTACAACCTTGGTATAGCCCCTGTCGTTTTTTGCTTAGTTTCCGAAATACCGTCTTCAAGGTTAAGAACCAAAACAATTATTCTGGCTCGTAATGCTTATAATGTGATAAGTATTGTAGTTACAGTTTTGATCATGTACCAATTGAACTCAGAGAAATGGAACTGGGGTGCCAAGTCAGGCTTTTTCTGGGGGTCATTCTGTTTGGTCACTTTAGCTTGGGCTGTTGTCGATCTACCCGAAACTGCCGGTAGAACCTTTATGGAAATAAATGAACTATTTAGACTTGGTGTTCCAGCAAGAAGGTTCAGGTCAACTAAAGTGGACCCATTCGCAGCTGCCAAAGCGGCAGCTGAGGGGATTAGTCCTGAAGATCTTGAGGAAGGTATTGAAACTTTTATTGTGGATGAAGGACAAAGTTCGCCATCTACTATGAATAAATGA